A window of Novosphingobium terrae contains these coding sequences:
- a CDS encoding GH92 family glycosyl hydrolase — MSLRRRDLLGAAAGAAMTSGLSPLHAAALSLPAGGGALQPDLFIGTGGHGHTYPGATLPFGMVQLSPDTDNARWDACSGYHRDDTSIMGFSHTHLSGTGIGDMLDVLVVPTRGALELEPGPLDNPDAGYRQRFSDEHAEAGYYRVRLESGVLAELTATERTGLHRYTFPKGPGHVLIDFAHCKQEAPGEPVIIDEASLEWGANNTLTGSRRVFRWAKGRRIHFALQLSRKPDRIAFFGDDNHPAGDKQVSGRRLKVALFFDDAGAQPLLIRTGISGVDVAGARANLASEVQDWDFDRHRRAAVARWHDHLDTMRVEGGTPDQRAILASALYHSLLAPTQFTDSDGRYMGMDGEIHTTPADQPAFSSYSLWDTYRALHPLITLIRPDKARQFTQDLIRQATQSRFGPSVWPLQGVETGCMIGWHAVVVMAEAITKGIPGDYAAAWPAIRKRAFDPAAPDQDNSLGRHYYDSRGWIPADKIFESVSRTLEYAYDDHAMAVIAEKVGAHEDAATLRKRCLNYAHLFDAQRGFMRPRLDNGQFAEPYDPVELGHSSQWRDYTESNGWQATFLNQHDVYGLIALFGGEARFAAQLDALFNAPSTLPANAPPDISGLVGQYAHGNEPSHHVAYLYAYAGQPWKTQAMVRRLCNEMYKADPDGVIGNDDCGQMSAWLVLSALGFYPVDPVSGVYVFGSPLFDRIEVQLGEGSTRLVVEAQGNAADAPYIQSVEWRGQPWSKGWISHAELQKGGRLVFRMGTQPNKGFASAAQHRPPSFGRTPA; from the coding sequence ATGTCCCTGCGCCGTCGCGATCTGTTGGGCGCCGCCGCCGGCGCCGCCATGACCTCAGGCCTCAGCCCGCTGCATGCCGCTGCCCTTTCACTTCCGGCAGGCGGCGGGGCGCTTCAGCCCGATCTGTTCATCGGCACCGGCGGCCATGGCCATACCTATCCCGGTGCCACCCTGCCCTTCGGCATGGTCCAGCTCAGCCCCGACACCGACAATGCGCGCTGGGATGCCTGTTCGGGCTATCACCGTGATGATACGTCGATCATGGGCTTTTCGCACACCCATCTCTCGGGCACCGGCATCGGCGATATGCTCGATGTGCTGGTGGTGCCCACGCGCGGCGCGCTGGAGCTGGAACCCGGCCCGCTCGACAATCCCGACGCCGGTTACCGCCAGCGCTTCTCGGACGAACATGCGGAAGCCGGCTATTACCGCGTGCGGCTGGAAAGCGGCGTGCTGGCCGAACTGACCGCCACCGAGCGCACCGGCCTGCACCGCTACACCTTCCCCAAGGGGCCAGGCCATGTGCTGATCGACTTTGCCCATTGCAAACAGGAAGCCCCCGGCGAGCCGGTGATCATCGATGAGGCCTCGCTGGAATGGGGTGCGAACAACACGCTGACCGGCAGCCGCCGCGTGTTCCGCTGGGCCAAGGGGCGGCGCATCCATTTCGCGCTGCAACTCTCACGCAAACCCGACCGCATCGCCTTCTTCGGCGATGACAATCACCCGGCAGGCGACAAGCAGGTCAGCGGACGCCGCCTGAAGGTCGCCCTGTTCTTCGACGATGCCGGGGCGCAGCCGCTGCTGATCCGCACGGGCATTTCGGGTGTCGATGTGGCAGGCGCGCGGGCCAATCTGGCCTCCGAGGTTCAGGATTGGGATTTCGACCGCCACCGCCGCGCCGCTGTCGCGCGCTGGCATGACCATCTCGACACCATGCGTGTGGAGGGCGGCACGCCCGACCAGCGCGCGATCCTGGCCAGCGCGCTCTATCACAGCCTGCTGGCCCCCACCCAGTTCACCGACAGCGACGGGCGCTATATGGGCATGGACGGAGAGATCCATACCACGCCCGCCGATCAGCCCGCCTTCAGCTCCTATTCGCTGTGGGACACCTATCGCGCGCTCCATCCGCTGATCACGCTGATCCGCCCGGACAAGGCGCGCCAGTTCACGCAGGATCTGATCCGTCAGGCCACGCAGAGCCGTTTCGGCCCCTCGGTCTGGCCGCTGCAAGGGGTGGAGACCGGCTGCATGATCGGCTGGCACGCGGTGGTGGTGATGGCCGAGGCGATCACCAAGGGCATCCCCGGCGATTATGCCGCCGCCTGGCCCGCGATCCGCAAACGCGCCTTCGACCCCGCCGCGCCCGATCAGGACAACAGCCTGGGCCGCCACTATTACGACAGCCGCGGCTGGATTCCGGCGGACAAGATCTTCGAATCCGTCAGCCGCACGCTGGAATATGCCTATGACGATCATGCCATGGCCGTCATCGCGGAGAAGGTCGGCGCGCATGAGGATGCCGCCACCTTGCGCAAGCGTTGCCTCAACTATGCCCATCTCTTCGATGCGCAGCGCGGCTTTATGCGCCCGCGCCTCGACAATGGACAGTTTGCCGAGCCCTATGATCCGGTGGAGCTGGGCCATTCCTCGCAGTGGCGCGATTACACCGAGAGCAACGGCTGGCAGGCCACCTTCCTCAACCAGCATGATGTCTATGGGCTGATCGCCCTGTTCGGCGGCGAGGCGCGTTTCGCCGCGCAACTCGATGCGCTGTTCAACGCGCCCTCCACCCTGCCCGCCAATGCCCCGCCAGACATCAGCGGGCTGGTCGGCCAGTACGCCCATGGCAATGAGCCGAGCCACCATGTGGCCTATCTCTATGCCTATGCGGGCCAGCCGTGGAAGACGCAGGCCATGGTCCGCCGCCTGTGCAACGAGATGTACAAGGCCGATCCGGATGGCGTGATCGGCAATGATGATTGCGGGCAGATGAGCGCTTGGCTGGTGCTGAGCGCACTGGGCTTCTATCCGGTCGATCCGGTCAGCGGGGTCTATGTCTTCGGCTCGCCGCTGTTCGACCGGATTGAGGTGCAACTGGGCGAAGGCAGTACGCGGCTGGTGGTCGAGGCGCAGGGCAATGCGGCCGATGCGCCCTATATCCAGTCGGTGGAATGGCGCGGCCAGCCCTGGAGCAAGGGCTGGATCAGCCATGCCGAGCTGCAAAAGGGCGGCAGACTGGTGTTCCGCATGGGAACGCAGCCCAACAAGGGCTTTGCCAGCGCGGCGCAGCACCGCCCGCCATCCTTCGGCCGCACGCCCGCGTGA
- a CDS encoding glycoside hydrolase family 3 C-terminal domain-containing protein yields the protein MTVEDKAAQLQSGATALPKAKLPAYDYWNEGLHGLARNGVATVFPQAIGLAATWDQPLMQKVGDVISTEARARYNALPKGSDRLRYQGLTIWSPNINIYRDPRWGRGQETYGEDPFLTGHMAIGFIAGLQGPDLAHPKVIATPKHLAVHSGPEAGRDSFDVDVSPRDMAETYSAAFRTALVDGKALSVMCAYNALHGVPVCASPDLMGKRLRQYWNFGGLTVSDCDAIGNITHYHFYTPDDAAGSAAALQAGTDLDCGRTYAALPDAVKRGLVGEDVLDSALSRVFAARALLGDAFGQTSPWDRIAPTQVDTAEHRALALEAARKSIVLLQNKGNRLPLAIGAKIAVIGPNADALDVLEANYHGTASHPVTPLEGLRASFGADKILYAQGSVVAEGVPVTIPEDALSADGKPGLKGDYFATPDLTGTPRLTRQDRHVDFDWDRAAPAPALPAKGFSVRWTGQITPPAAGDYRLHLEIPRCFDCAGHDPVRLWVDGEERITDSGDGKSIATELSFTDTKPHALRIEYRHTGEDGGIGLRWIAPAQTQRDQAVAAAQKVDAVVAFIGLSPSVEGEALQIEVPGFAGGDRTAIELPEPQRRLLDAVAATGKPLVLVLMSGGAVAMPWAREHADAVLAAWYPGEAGGTALGDILSGAANPSGRLPLTFYASTRDLPAFADYNMRERTYRYYTGKPVWGFGHGLSYTSFTYGKPVLSAPAADRSISATIAVTNSGTREGDEVVQAYLSAPQVSDGSFNDPVLQRSLVGFQRVHLKPGETRQVRFTIDARGQGTVDRTGLRKLRQGAYHLWLGAGQPGDGPGAEADYTVQTEAEIAP from the coding sequence ATGACGGTCGAGGACAAGGCCGCCCAGTTGCAGAGCGGCGCCACCGCCCTGCCCAAGGCGAAACTGCCCGCTTACGACTATTGGAACGAGGGCCTGCATGGGCTGGCGCGCAACGGCGTGGCCACCGTCTTCCCGCAAGCCATCGGTCTGGCCGCGACATGGGATCAGCCGCTGATGCAAAAGGTGGGCGATGTGATCTCCACCGAGGCGCGCGCGCGTTACAACGCCCTGCCCAAGGGCAGCGACCGCCTGCGCTATCAGGGGCTGACGATCTGGTCGCCCAACATCAACATTTACCGCGATCCGCGCTGGGGTCGGGGCCAGGAAACCTATGGCGAGGACCCCTTCCTCACCGGCCATATGGCAATTGGCTTTATCGCGGGCCTTCAGGGGCCGGACCTTGCCCATCCCAAGGTGATCGCCACGCCCAAGCATCTGGCCGTTCATTCCGGGCCGGAAGCCGGGCGCGACAGTTTCGATGTCGATGTTTCCCCGCGTGACATGGCCGAGACCTATTCCGCCGCCTTCCGCACCGCGCTGGTCGATGGCAAGGCGCTTTCGGTGATGTGCGCCTACAATGCGCTGCATGGCGTGCCGGTCTGTGCCTCGCCCGATCTGATGGGCAAGCGGCTGAGGCAATATTGGAATTTCGGCGGGCTGACGGTGTCGGATTGCGACGCCATCGGCAACATCACCCATTATCATTTCTACACACCCGACGATGCCGCGGGCTCTGCCGCGGCGCTCCAGGCGGGCACCGATCTCGATTGCGGGCGCACCTATGCCGCCCTGCCCGATGCCGTGAAGCGCGGGTTGGTGGGCGAGGATGTGCTGGACAGCGCTCTCTCCCGCGTGTTCGCCGCGCGGGCCCTGCTGGGCGATGCCTTCGGCCAGACCAGCCCATGGGACCGCATCGCGCCGACGCAGGTGGATACGGCCGAGCATCGCGCTCTGGCGCTGGAGGCCGCGCGCAAGAGCATCGTGCTGCTGCAAAACAAGGGCAACCGCCTGCCGCTGGCCATAGGCGCGAAGATCGCGGTGATCGGTCCCAATGCCGATGCGCTCGATGTGCTGGAAGCCAATTACCACGGCACCGCCTCGCACCCCGTCACCCCGCTGGAGGGGCTGCGCGCCAGCTTCGGGGCGGACAAGATCCTCTATGCCCAGGGCTCGGTCGTGGCCGAGGGCGTGCCCGTCACCATCCCCGAGGATGCGCTGTCCGCCGATGGCAAGCCCGGCCTGAAAGGCGACTATTTCGCCACGCCCGACCTCACCGGCACACCGCGCCTGACCCGTCAGGACCGCCATGTCGATTTCGACTGGGACCGCGCTGCCCCTGCTCCCGCTCTGCCCGCCAAGGGATTTTCGGTGCGCTGGACGGGGCAGATCACCCCGCCCGCCGCCGGAGACTACCGGCTCCATCTGGAAATCCCGCGCTGCTTCGATTGCGCGGGGCATGATCCGGTGCGCCTGTGGGTCGATGGCGAGGAACGCATCACGGATAGCGGCGATGGCAAAAGCATCGCCACCGAGCTGAGCTTCACCGACACCAAGCCCCATGCCCTGCGCATCGAATACCGCCACACCGGCGAGGATGGCGGCATCGGGTTGCGCTGGATCGCCCCGGCGCAGACCCAGCGCGATCAGGCCGTGGCAGCGGCCCAAAAGGTCGATGCGGTGGTGGCCTTTATCGGCCTCTCCCCCAGCGTCGAGGGTGAGGCGCTCCAGATCGAGGTGCCCGGTTTCGCCGGAGGCGACCGCACCGCCATCGAATTGCCCGAACCCCAGCGCCGCCTGCTCGATGCTGTCGCCGCCACCGGCAAGCCGCTGGTGCTGGTGCTGATGTCGGGCGGGGCGGTGGCCATGCCCTGGGCACGCGAGCATGCCGATGCCGTGCTGGCCGCCTGGTATCCGGGCGAGGCTGGCGGCACCGCGCTGGGCGACATCCTGTCGGGCGCGGCCAATCCCTCGGGCCGCCTGCCGCTCACCTTCTATGCCTCCACCCGCGATCTGCCCGCCTTTGCCGATTACAACATGCGCGAGCGGACCTATCGCTATTACACCGGCAAGCCCGTCTGGGGCTTCGGCCATGGGCTGAGCTACACCAGCTTCACCTATGGCAAGCCCGTGCTGTCCGCCCCTGCCGCCGACCGCTCGATCAGCGCCACCATCGCGGTGACCAACAGCGGCACGCGTGAAGGCGATGAGGTGGTGCAGGCCTATCTCTCGGCCCCGCAGGTCAGCGATGGCTCGTTCAACGATCCGGTGCTCCAGCGCAGTCTGGTGGGCTTCCAGCGGGTGCATCTGAAGCCCGGCGAGACGCGGCAGGTGCGCTTCACCATCGATGCGCGAGGGCAAGGCACGGTGGACCGCACAGGCCTTCGCAAGCTCCGTCAGGGCGCGTATCATCTCTGGCTCGGCGCAGGCCAGCCGGGCGACGGCCCGGGAGCCGAGGCCGACTATACCGTCCAGACCGAGGCCGAGATCGCCCCATGA
- a CDS encoding glycoside hydrolase family 125 protein: MMTPRRSVLKSGATLLAGAMASGATRALAAPPTPQPTPIPTTPAPGRTTDLNSRRPAPGDRKFTSPAVEERIRQVSAQVADPELAWMFANCYPNTLDTTVWMGTVEGKPDAFVITGDIPCLWLRDSSAQVWPYLPLAKDDPQLQALFNGLIARQARCLLIDPYANAFMQDPQARTNLSWALHDQTDMKPGVAERKWELDSLCWTLRLAAGYWQATQDKRPFDELWANGARAALRTIREQQRLHDHGPYAFRRPDGNATETLMLFGYGAASRKVGLIHSMFRPSDDACTFPFLIPANLFAASALKGLAKVAAEARGDTALARDAMALSLELDRALLDYGQMAGPDGNPVWAYEVDGFGNGFFMDDANVPGLSSLAYLGAVPRNDPLFRRTEALAWSSRDPYFFKGAAYEGIGGPHAGLGMIWPMSMIIRALSSDSPAEILGLLRSLKATHAGTGFIHESFQQDNPGEFTRSWFAWANSLFGELIIDVNRRFPTLLSQKL, from the coding sequence ATGATGACACCCCGCCGCTCCGTCCTGAAATCGGGCGCCACCTTGCTGGCCGGGGCCATGGCCTCGGGCGCGACGCGGGCGCTGGCCGCGCCGCCCACCCCGCAGCCGACGCCGATCCCCACCACCCCCGCGCCGGGGCGGACGACCGATCTCAACTCGCGCCGCCCCGCGCCGGGCGACCGCAAGTTCACCAGCCCGGCTGTCGAGGAGCGTATCCGCCAAGTCTCGGCGCAGGTTGCCGATCCTGAACTCGCGTGGATGTTTGCCAATTGCTATCCCAACACGCTGGACACCACGGTGTGGATGGGCACGGTCGAGGGCAAGCCGGACGCCTTCGTCATCACCGGAGACATTCCCTGCCTGTGGCTGCGGGACAGCAGCGCTCAGGTATGGCCCTATCTGCCGCTGGCCAAGGACGATCCGCAGCTTCAGGCGCTGTTCAACGGGCTCATCGCCCGTCAGGCCCGCTGCCTGCTCATCGACCCCTACGCCAATGCCTTTATGCAGGACCCGCAGGCGCGCACCAACCTGTCCTGGGCGCTCCATGACCAGACCGACATGAAACCCGGCGTGGCCGAGCGCAAATGGGAGCTGGACTCGCTGTGCTGGACGCTGCGTCTGGCAGCGGGTTATTGGCAGGCCACGCAGGACAAGCGCCCTTTCGACGAGCTGTGGGCCAATGGCGCCCGCGCCGCCTTGCGCACCATACGCGAGCAGCAGCGCCTGCATGATCATGGCCCCTATGCCTTCCGCCGCCCGGACGGCAATGCCACCGAGACACTGATGCTCTTCGGCTATGGCGCGGCCAGCCGCAAGGTGGGGCTGATCCATTCGATGTTCCGCCCTTCGGACGATGCCTGCACCTTCCCTTTCCTGATCCCCGCCAACCTTTTTGCCGCCAGCGCTCTGAAAGGGCTGGCCAAAGTGGCTGCCGAGGCGCGGGGCGACACCGCACTCGCCCGCGATGCCATGGCCCTGTCGCTCGAACTGGACCGCGCGCTGCTCGACTATGGGCAGATGGCCGGACCGGACGGCAACCCTGTCTGGGCCTATGAGGTCGATGGTTTCGGCAATGGCTTCTTTATGGACGACGCCAATGTGCCGGGCCTGTCGTCGCTGGCCTATCTCGGCGCGGTGCCCCGCAACGATCCGCTCTTCCGCCGGACCGAGGCGCTGGCCTGGTCCTCGCGCGATCCCTATTTCTTCAAGGGCGCCGCCTATGAGGGGATCGGCGGGCCCCATGCCGGGCTGGGCATGATCTGGCCGATGTCCATGATCATCCGCGCCCTCTCCAGCGACAGCCCTGCCGAAATTCTCGGCCTGCTGCGCAGCCTGAAAGCCACCCATGCGGGCACGGGCTTTATCCATGAGAGCTTCCAGCAGGACAATCCGGGCGAGTTTACCCGTTCATGGTTCGCTTGGGCCAACAGCCTGTTTGGCGAACTCATCATCGATGTGAACCGCCGCTTTCCCACTCTCCTGTCCCAGAAACTGTAA